From a region of the Pelagicoccus enzymogenes genome:
- a CDS encoding MFS transporter: MAGTDTIDGGVESEVARARWAAASLYLMNGIGFGMWAALLPLLKERLDLDELGLSALLLSMVGGALVGMPTVGRVVSRFGSRGGLTAIVPLFGLALLGPVFAESFAVAVVAAGILGALKGAFDVSLNSQAIVVEKAVGRPIMARLQALWSLGGLLVAAAIGVVLKFGVSVEGTALSVGLLVCGLGWARAKRLLPDLPVATDREAPAKTGRGTSMNGAIVAVGALAFVSLFAEGVMMDWSAVYVRDVASAEAWLAPFAYGMFSCAMAAGRFSGDYLMERLGSVRLLRWSGGFAVAGIALVSAVPVWQVAFVGLGLAGVGIANLVPIFLGAGGRAHPDGVGRGVAAVSTIGYLGFLSGPPLVGLASEWAGLQVAFGLVAILSLFIGLGGPWILRLSARRSGSARPECSYQAASEACLKGVS; the protein is encoded by the coding sequence ATGGCAGGAACGGATACGATTGACGGAGGAGTGGAAAGCGAAGTGGCTCGGGCTCGTTGGGCGGCTGCGTCGCTTTACTTGATGAACGGAATTGGCTTTGGGATGTGGGCGGCTTTGCTGCCGCTGCTGAAGGAAAGGCTGGATTTGGATGAGCTGGGGCTGTCGGCGCTGCTGTTGTCGATGGTGGGGGGCGCCTTGGTGGGCATGCCTACGGTGGGGCGAGTGGTTTCGCGCTTCGGTAGTCGTGGCGGCTTGACGGCGATCGTGCCGCTATTTGGCCTGGCGTTGCTGGGGCCGGTTTTTGCGGAGAGTTTTGCGGTAGCGGTGGTCGCGGCGGGAATTTTGGGAGCTTTGAAGGGCGCTTTTGACGTGTCGCTCAACTCCCAGGCCATCGTGGTGGAGAAGGCGGTGGGACGTCCGATCATGGCTCGGCTGCAGGCGCTCTGGAGCCTGGGCGGCCTGTTGGTGGCGGCGGCGATTGGAGTGGTGCTGAAGTTTGGCGTTTCGGTGGAGGGGACTGCCTTGTCGGTCGGCCTGCTGGTTTGCGGCTTGGGGTGGGCGCGGGCGAAGCGTCTCCTGCCGGACCTGCCGGTGGCGACCGATAGGGAAGCGCCGGCAAAGACGGGTAGGGGAACTTCGATGAATGGGGCGATTGTTGCGGTGGGAGCCCTAGCTTTTGTCTCTCTTTTTGCGGAGGGAGTCATGATGGACTGGAGTGCGGTCTACGTGCGCGACGTGGCCAGCGCGGAGGCGTGGTTGGCTCCGTTCGCTTACGGAATGTTTAGCTGCGCCATGGCGGCGGGGCGCTTTTCGGGAGACTATTTGATGGAGCGTTTGGGGAGCGTGCGGCTGCTGCGCTGGAGTGGCGGGTTCGCGGTGGCGGGAATCGCCTTGGTCTCGGCGGTGCCGGTGTGGCAAGTGGCTTTCGTCGGATTGGGATTGGCGGGAGTGGGCATTGCGAATCTGGTGCCGATCTTTTTGGGCGCGGGCGGGCGGGCCCATCCGGATGGCGTGGGACGCGGGGTGGCTGCGGTTTCGACGATCGGCTATCTCGGGTTTCTTTCGGGACCGCCGCTGGTCGGCTTGGCGAGCGAATGGGCCGGGCTGCAGGTCGCGTTTGGCTTGGTCGCGATCCTGTCCCTGTTTATCGGCTTAGGCGGCCCTTGGATTCTGCGCCTGAGCGCTCGGAGGTCAGGCTCTGCCAGACCGGAATGTAGCTACCAGGCGGCGAGCGAAGCTTGTTTAAAGGGCGTCAGCTAG
- a CDS encoding LysR family transcriptional regulator: MEIAQLKSFLVLAEQLHYGRAAAALHLSQPALTKQIQRLEEDLGGALFERGTQGTRLSAFGEQWLQEARQVNQKLDGLLDRGRQIALGETGRIRIGFGYHSLELVPSVVVKLRDRAPGIQISLRDMSTAEQLAALEEGKLDLAFVRVPIANHSDYESLPAIEDRMALVTARSQTGGKKLKLADVRDQAFVTISKLRSPGFFGHMLALCAKHGFHPRIVQQVSEFPTALALTRAGMGVTMIPESYWNSDYKSLQIHRIAAADSKWKVGALWRRGDRNPALHRFLEALKTFL; this comes from the coding sequence ATGGAGATTGCCCAACTCAAATCCTTCCTCGTCCTGGCGGAACAGCTGCACTACGGCCGCGCCGCTGCCGCGCTCCACCTCTCCCAGCCGGCCCTCACCAAACAGATCCAACGCCTGGAGGAAGATCTGGGCGGCGCCCTCTTCGAGCGCGGCACCCAGGGCACCCGCCTCAGCGCCTTCGGGGAGCAATGGCTCCAAGAGGCTCGCCAAGTGAACCAGAAACTGGACGGTCTCCTGGATCGCGGCCGCCAGATAGCCCTCGGCGAAACCGGTCGGATCCGCATCGGTTTCGGCTATCACTCCCTCGAGCTTGTGCCCAGCGTCGTCGTAAAACTCCGCGACAGAGCCCCAGGTATCCAAATTTCCCTACGCGACATGTCGACCGCCGAACAGCTCGCCGCCCTGGAAGAAGGCAAGCTGGACCTCGCTTTCGTTCGCGTCCCCATCGCCAACCACAGCGACTACGAAAGCCTACCCGCCATCGAAGACCGCATGGCCCTCGTAACGGCTCGTTCCCAAACCGGAGGAAAAAAACTCAAGCTCGCCGACGTACGCGACCAAGCCTTCGTCACCATTTCCAAACTACGCTCCCCCGGCTTCTTCGGCCACATGCTCGCCCTCTGCGCCAAACACGGCTTCCACCCGCGCATCGTGCAGCAGGTGAGCGAATTCCCCACCGCCCTGGCCCTCACCCGCGCCGGGATGGGCGTCACCATGATCCCCGAATCCTACTGGAACTCCGACTACAAAAGCCTGCAAATCCACCGCATCGCCGCCGCTGACTCCAAATGGAAAGTGGGCGCCCTTTGGCGTCGGGGCGACCGAAACCCCGCCCTCCATCGCTTCCTCGAAGCCTTGAAAACCTTTCTCTAG
- a CDS encoding type VI secretion system tube protein Hcp, producing MKLKKLLATLVLASSVAILSSATTYIKIEGVEGESKSEHHKGWIDIESISGLSAPRDAASGMATGKRQHKPITLTKQVDKSSPLFQASVGSGQNPLHEAKSKKANNPLHEANGTSANTPLFASAMTIEQDGVTYQLHGVKVLSSTRDGDTETITFSYTSINILPMAAELKPIESNAVKTTDYNSSRSNKNSR from the coding sequence ATGAAACTAAAAAAGCTCCTCGCTACGCTCGTTCTCGCCTCCTCAGTCGCAATCCTATCCTCCGCCACAACCTACATCAAAATCGAGGGCGTCGAAGGCGAATCCAAAAGCGAACACCACAAAGGCTGGATCGATATCGAATCTATATCAGGACTCTCCGCGCCACGCGACGCCGCCTCGGGAATGGCCACCGGCAAACGCCAGCACAAGCCCATCACCCTCACCAAGCAGGTAGACAAGTCCTCTCCCCTCTTCCAAGCCTCAGTCGGAAGCGGCCAAAACCCCTTGCACGAAGCGAAGAGCAAGAAAGCGAACAATCCACTCCACGAAGCGAACGGTACTTCGGCCAACACCCCGCTCTTCGCATCTGCCATGACCATCGAGCAAGACGGCGTAACCTACCAGCTGCACGGAGTCAAAGTCCTCAGCTCCACCCGCGACGGCGACACGGAAACCATCACCTTCAGCTACACTTCCATCAACATCCTGCCCATGGCCGCCGAACTGAAACCGATCGAATCAAATGCCGTCAAAACTACCGACTACAATTCCTCCCGCTCCAATAAAAACAGCAGATAG
- the acs gene encoding acetate--CoA ligase — MPDKTTSTANQSEKVSPSPEFRKQATIGSMAEYKRLYKESVESPEKFWNAQAKELLQWRKPWKKTLEWKEPQAKWFVGGKLNVCENCVDRHLGTARENKAALIFEGEPGDQQTLTYKQLHVEVCKFANVLESLGVKKGDRIAIYMPMTCEAVVAMLASARIGAVHTVIFGGFSSESIKDRVNDCQAKVVVTADGGWRRGSVVDLKKNVNAAMAGCSTVTNVVVVKRIGNRVSMKQGRDLWYHTLMNEASHKHAAKAFDAETPLFILYTSGSTGKPKGVLHTSGGYLLGTTMTSKYVFDLKESDTYWCTADIGWITGHSYVTYGILSNGATNVIYEGAPNYPEVDRFWDIVERHRVTIFYTAPTAIRAFMKWGSEHIEKHDLSSLRLLGSVGEPINPEAWKWYHKTIGGGRCPIVDTWWQTETGGIMITTLPGAAYSKPGSAGLPFFGVVPKVFNDEGHEVRRGDGGKLVLTQPWPSMLRGLYGDKKRYKETYWSEYKGVYFCGDGCKQDKDGYFWIVGRIDDVLNVSGHRIGTAEVESALVGHGGVAEAAVVGRPHDLKGSAVVCFVTLKEGVAMTDELRRELREHVGKEIGAIAKPDEVRFAPALPKTRSGKIMRRLLKDIAAGKEIKQDTTTLEDLNVVKALQKG; from the coding sequence GTGCCAGACAAGACCACTTCAACTGCGAACCAGAGCGAAAAAGTTTCGCCGTCGCCCGAATTCAGGAAGCAAGCTACTATCGGTAGTATGGCCGAATATAAACGGCTGTACAAAGAGTCCGTAGAGAGCCCCGAAAAGTTTTGGAACGCTCAAGCGAAAGAGTTGCTTCAATGGCGTAAGCCTTGGAAGAAAACGCTCGAGTGGAAAGAACCCCAAGCTAAATGGTTCGTAGGTGGCAAGCTAAATGTTTGCGAGAATTGCGTGGACCGCCATCTCGGCACGGCGCGTGAGAACAAGGCAGCCTTGATTTTCGAGGGTGAGCCGGGGGACCAGCAGACCCTGACCTACAAGCAGTTGCATGTGGAAGTGTGCAAGTTCGCCAACGTTTTGGAAAGCCTCGGCGTCAAGAAGGGTGACCGCATTGCTATTTACATGCCGATGACCTGTGAAGCGGTGGTGGCGATGCTGGCAAGCGCCCGTATCGGTGCCGTGCACACGGTCATTTTCGGTGGTTTCAGTTCCGAATCGATCAAGGACCGCGTGAACGACTGCCAAGCGAAGGTGGTGGTGACTGCAGACGGCGGCTGGCGCCGGGGATCGGTGGTCGACTTGAAGAAGAACGTCAATGCAGCCATGGCCGGTTGTTCGACGGTGACGAACGTGGTAGTGGTAAAGCGGATCGGCAATCGCGTATCCATGAAACAAGGACGCGATCTCTGGTACCACACCCTCATGAACGAGGCCAGCCATAAGCACGCGGCCAAGGCCTTCGATGCTGAGACGCCGCTCTTTATCCTCTACACGAGCGGAAGTACCGGTAAGCCCAAGGGCGTGCTGCACACCAGTGGCGGCTACTTGCTGGGTACCACCATGACTTCGAAGTACGTCTTCGACCTCAAGGAGTCAGATACTTACTGGTGCACGGCTGACATTGGCTGGATCACAGGCCACAGCTACGTGACTTACGGCATCCTCTCTAACGGAGCCACCAATGTGATCTACGAAGGCGCGCCGAACTATCCGGAGGTCGATCGTTTTTGGGACATCGTCGAGCGGCACCGCGTCACTATCTTCTACACCGCTCCGACAGCGATTCGCGCTTTCATGAAATGGGGCAGCGAACATATCGAGAAGCACGACCTCAGCTCGCTTCGCCTCTTGGGGTCCGTGGGTGAGCCGATCAATCCGGAAGCTTGGAAGTGGTATCACAAGACGATTGGCGGCGGCCGTTGTCCAATCGTGGATACGTGGTGGCAAACCGAAACGGGCGGCATCATGATCACGACGCTTCCTGGCGCAGCGTACTCGAAGCCCGGATCCGCGGGACTTCCATTTTTCGGCGTTGTGCCGAAGGTTTTCAACGATGAGGGACACGAAGTGAGGCGAGGCGATGGCGGAAAGCTGGTGCTGACCCAGCCTTGGCCCTCCATGCTGCGAGGCCTCTACGGCGACAAAAAGCGTTACAAGGAAACGTATTGGAGCGAGTACAAGGGCGTCTACTTCTGTGGCGATGGCTGCAAGCAGGACAAGGACGGCTATTTCTGGATCGTAGGTCGTATCGACGATGTATTGAACGTTTCAGGACACCGCATCGGAACGGCAGAAGTAGAAAGCGCTTTGGTCGGCCATGGTGGCGTTGCGGAAGCAGCGGTAGTGGGGCGCCCGCACGATCTCAAGGGAAGCGCGGTCGTTTGCTTTGTCACCCTTAAGGAAGGTGTCGCGATGACCGATGAGCTTCGCAGGGAATTGCGCGAGCACGTAGGCAAGGAAATTGGCGCTATCGCCAAGCCCGACGAGGTTCGCTTCGCTCCCGCATTGCCCAAGACGCGTAGCGGCAAGATCATGCGGCGTCTTCTCAAGGACATTGCCGCGGGCAAGGAAATCAAGCAGGATACGACTACGCTCGAGGACTTGAACGTTGTGAAGGCTCTGCAGAAGGGATAA
- the rho gene encoding transcription termination factor Rho, whose product MTYHRLFRSVMDNENAQKEETITVEGVLEVTKKKTGQLLDLSKNGRQRPTDPFVPKELIRRFKLRSGSHIVAQATSDPRFQNPKVRFIEQVDGVSVEERRKFTPFAQLTTITPEEQIRLETDKKRMTTRCMDLFCPIGKGTRGLIVAPPRTGKTTLLTHIAQGINANHPEIHLMILLVDERPEEVTDFRRNIDAEVWASSNDEELPSHLRVAELCVERAKCLVETGKDVVILMDSITRLARAHNAASKGKRTMSGGLDIRALEKPRQIFAAARNTEEAGSLTIIASALIETGSRMDDMIFQEFKGTGNMEMVLDRKIADMRIYPAMNIATSGTRREELLIPEDVLEGIHFFRRALVQQKPEDAAETMITRLSKTDSNQDLLNLLNR is encoded by the coding sequence ATAACATATCACCGTTTATTCCGCTCCGTCATGGACAACGAGAACGCGCAAAAAGAAGAAACCATAACCGTCGAGGGCGTCCTCGAAGTCACAAAGAAGAAGACTGGCCAGCTGCTCGACCTGAGCAAAAACGGACGCCAGCGTCCCACGGACCCCTTCGTGCCCAAGGAGCTCATCCGTCGCTTCAAGCTGCGCAGCGGCAGCCACATCGTCGCTCAAGCGACCTCCGACCCACGCTTCCAAAACCCCAAGGTCCGCTTCATCGAGCAGGTCGACGGAGTCAGCGTGGAGGAACGCCGCAAGTTCACTCCCTTCGCCCAGCTCACCACCATCACGCCAGAGGAGCAAATCCGACTGGAAACGGACAAGAAGCGCATGACCACCCGCTGCATGGACCTCTTCTGCCCCATCGGCAAAGGCACCCGCGGACTCATCGTCGCCCCGCCTCGCACCGGCAAGACCACCCTTCTCACCCACATCGCCCAAGGCATCAACGCCAACCACCCGGAAATCCACCTCATGATCCTCTTGGTGGACGAGCGCCCCGAGGAAGTCACCGACTTCCGCCGCAACATCGACGCCGAAGTCTGGGCCTCTTCCAACGACGAAGAACTCCCCAGCCACCTGCGCGTAGCCGAACTCTGCGTAGAGCGCGCCAAGTGCCTCGTGGAAACCGGCAAGGACGTGGTCATCCTGATGGACTCCATCACGCGCCTAGCCCGAGCCCACAACGCCGCCAGCAAGGGCAAGCGCACCATGTCCGGCGGTCTCGACATCCGCGCCCTCGAGAAGCCTCGCCAAATTTTCGCCGCCGCCCGCAATACCGAGGAAGCCGGCAGCCTCACCATCATCGCTTCCGCCCTCATTGAGACCGGCAGCCGCATGGACGACATGATTTTCCAGGAATTCAAGGGAACCGGCAACATGGAGATGGTCCTCGACCGCAAGATCGCCGACATGCGCATCTACCCGGCCATGAACATCGCCACTTCCGGCACCCGCCGCGAAGAATTGCTCATCCCCGAGGACGTGCTCGAAGGCATCCACTTCTTCCGCCGCGCCCTCGTGCAGCAGAAGCCGGAGGACGCCGCCGAGACCATGATCACCCGACTCTCCAAAACCGACTCCAACCAGGACCTCCTCAACCTCCTCAATCGATAA